In Brassica rapa cultivar Chiifu-401-42 chromosome A06, CAAS_Brap_v3.01, whole genome shotgun sequence, a single window of DNA contains:
- the LOC103871332 gene encoding probable disease resistance protein At1g15890 has product MGGCLSVLPWGQAVTQACNSLFGDGNYIHMMKANLEALEASMQTLRDRRDDLLTRVSIEEDKGLQRLAEVKRWLARVESIDSQVSDLLTTKPAEINRLCLFGYFSENCISSYEYGKEVSKKLEKVKELLSREAFGEVAIKGRLPKVEQQPIQKTVGLDSMVGKAWDSIMKPEGRTLGIYGMGGVGKTTLLTRINNKFKDEFDVVIWVVVSKDLQYDGIQDQILRRLCVDKDWEKETEKEKASFIENILGRKKFVLLLDDLWSEVDLDKIGVPSPTQENGSKIVFTTRSKEVCRDMRADDELKMDCLTRNEAWELFQNAVGEVRLKGHPDIPTLAKQICEKCYGLPLALNVIGKAMSCKEDVHEWRDAIDVLKTSSDKFPGMEKKILSILKFSYDGLEDEKVKSCFLYCSLFPEDYEITKEELIEYWISEGFIKGERNEDGSNNKGHVIIGSLVRAHLLMECEKESTIFESGFTRAVKMHDVLREMALWIGKEEEKQCVKSGVKLSFIPDDINWSVSRRISLRSNQIKKISCSPKCPNLSTLFLGDNMLKVIPGEFFQFMPSLVVLDLSRNLILLELPEEICSLISLQYLNLSRTRISSLPVVLKGLSKLISLDLEYCPGLKSIDGIGTSLPTLQVLKLFGSHVDIDARSIEELQILEHLKIFTGNVKDALILESIQRMERLASCVQCLLIYKMSAEVVTLNTVAMGGLRELYINYSKISEIKIDWKSKEKEDLPSPCFKHLSSIAILALKGSKELSWLLFAPNLKHLHVEDSESIEEIINKEKGMSISNVHPPDMMVPFQKLQLLSLKELGKLKRICSSPPPALPSLKKFDVELCPMLPKAAIREFQRHEQE; this is encoded by the coding sequence ATGGGAGGCTGTCTATCAGTATTACCATGGGGTCAAGCGGTAACTCAAGCCTGCAACAGCTTATTTGGGGATGGAAACTACATTCACATGATGAAGGCAAATCTTGAGGCTCTGGAGGCATCTATGCAAACACTTAGAGACAGGCGAGATGATCTGTTAACCAGAGTTTCCATAGAAGAAGATAAAGGTTTGCAGCGGCTTGCTGAAGTAAAAAGATGGTTGGCAAGGGTAGAAAGTATTGACTCTCAGGTCAGTGATCTGCTTACGACTAAACCAGCTGAAATCAATAGATTGTgtctttttggatatttttccgAAAATTGTATATCAAGCTATGAGTATGGTAAAGAGGTATCGAAGAAGTTGGAAAAAGTTAAAGAGCTTCTATCTAGAGAAGCTTTTGGAGAGGTGGCCATAAAAGGACGTTTACCAAAGGTGGAGCAGCAACCTATCCAAAAAACAGTAGGTTTGGATTCGATGGTTGGAAAGGCATGGGACAGCATCATGAAGCCTGAAGGAAGAACGTTAGGTATTTATGGCATGGGGGGAGTTGGGAAAACAACCCTCTTAACTAGAATCAACAACAAATTCAAGGATGAATTTGATGTTGTGATATGGGTTGTGGTCTCTAAAGATTTGCAATACGACGGCATTCAGGATCAGATTCTACGAAGATTATGTGTTGACAAGGATTGGGAAAAGGAAACAGAGAAGGAGAAAGCATCTTTCATAGAGAATATCCTAGGACGAAAGAAATTTGTTCTGCTATTAGATGATCTGTGGAGCGAGGTAGATTTGGACAAGATTGGAGTTCCAAGTCCAACTCAAGAAAATGGATCAAAGATAGTTTTCACCACTCGTTCAAAGGAAGTTTGCAGAGACATGAGAGCTGATGATGAGCTGAAAATGGATTGTTTGACAAGGAATGAAGCATGGGAACTGTTTCAAAATGCAGTTGGAGAAGTCCGACTAAAGGGGCATCCGGATATTCCCACACTTGCAAAACAAATTTGTGAAAAGTGTTATGGATTGCCACTTGCACTCAATGTGATTGGCAAAGCCATGTCATGTAAAGAGGATGTACACGAATGGCGTGATGCAATTGATGTTCTCAAAACGTCTAGCGACAAGTTTCCAGGTATGGAAAAAAAGATTCTTTCGATTTTGAAGTTCAGCTATGATGGTTTAGAGGATGAAAAGGTGAAATCATGCTTCCTATACTGTTCTTTGTTCCCGGAAGATTATGAAATAACTAAAGAGGAGTTGATAGAGTATTGGATCAGCGAAGGATTTATAAAGGGAGAGAGAAATGAAGATGGAAGTAACAACAAAGGTCATGTTATTATTGGTTCGTTAGTTCGTGCACATCTACTGATGGAGTGCGAAAAAGAATCCACTATTTTCGAATCTGGATTCACACGTGCGGTGAAAATGCATGATGTGTTACGTGAAATGGCTCTTTGGATAGGAAAAGAGGAAGAAAAACAGTGCGTCAAGTCCGGTGTGAAGCTAAGCTTTATACCAGATGACATCAACTGGTCAGTTTCGAGAAGGATCTCCTTGAGGAGtaatcaaattaaaaagataTCTTGCAGTCCCAAATGCCCCAACCTTTCGACTCTGTTTCTCGGGGATAACATGTTGAAGGTTATACCGGGTGAATTCTTTCAGTTTATGCCGTCCCTTGTCGTCTTGGATCTTTCGCGTAACCTAATTCTTTTGGAATTGCCGGAAGAAATTTGCAGCTTGATTTCCTTGCAATACCTCAATTTATCACGCACACGTATAAGTTCGTTACCAGTTGTTTTGAAGGGGTTGAGTAAACTAATAAGCCTGGACCTGGAGTACTGTCCCGGCCTTAAAAGCATTGATGGGATAGGAACAAGCTTACCAACTCTTCAGGTGTTGAAACTATTTGGTTCTCATGTTGATATTGATGCAAGATCAATTGAAGAGCTACAAATTTTAGAGCACTTGAAGATTTTCACAGGAAACGTGAAAGATGCTTTAATCTTGGAAAGTATCCAAAGAATGGAGCGATTGGCGAGTTGTGTTCAATGCCTTTTGATTTACAAAATGTCCGCAGAGGTTGTAACATTGAACACGGTAGCTATGGGTGGTCTTCGAGaactttatattaattattcCAAAATCTCAGAGATAAAGATAGATTGGAAAagcaaagagaaagaagatcTTCCTTCTCCATGCTTCAAGCACCTCTCCAGTATTGCTATATTAGCATTGAAAGGTTCAAAAGAATTGAGCTGGTTATTGTTTGCTCCAAATCTCAAGCATCTACATGTGGAAGATTCAGAAAGCATagaagaaataataaataaggAGAAGGGAATGAGTATTAGCAATGTGCATCCTCCTGATATGATGGTTCCCTTTCAGAAGCTACAATTACTCAGTTTAAAGGAGTTGGGTAAATTAAAGAGAATATGCTCAAGTCCTCCTCCTGCTCTTCCATCCCTGAAAAAGTTTGATGTCGAACTCTGCCCAATGCTACCTAAAGCTGCCATTAGAGAGTTTCAGAGACACGAACAGGAGTAA